A window of Streptomyces sp. NBC_01224 genomic DNA:
TCGCGCAGGGGGATACGGCGGCCCTGGCGACGCTCTACGACCGGCACGCCGGCTGGCTGCTCGCCCGGCTGAGCAGACGGTGCGCGGATAGCGAGACCGTACGGGAAGTCCTTCAGGACACCTTTGTGACGGCGTGGCGCTCCGCCGGATCGCATCGCGGGGGGCAGATCGGCGGCTGGCTCTGGGTGATCGCCTCGCGCCGGCTGGTGGACGCGCAGCGGGTCCGTGCCCGCATCGATCTCGCCGCACAGGCCGAGGCCGAGCGGGCCGGGAGCAAGGAGTGGGCAGTCGCCGCGCCGTCCGCCGAGGAGCGGGTGCTGGCCGGCCTGGAGTACGGGGATGTGGGCGTCGCACTCGACCGGATCTCGCCGGAGCTGCGCGAAGTCCTGCGCGCGACGGTCATCGACGGGCTGACGACCCGTGAGGCGGCCCGGCTCCTGGACATACCGGAAGGAACGGTCAAGACCCGGGCTATGCGGGCCAGACGCGAGCTGCGCGCCGCGCTGGAACTGCTGGCGCCGGAGGCCGGTCCGCTGGGAGGCACGGCATGAGGGGAGGCGACGGTATGACCCACTGGCACGTGGGCGGAGAACTGGCCGACCGCTACGCAGCCGGTTCGGTGGCGGAGACGGATGCCTGGTCCCTGGAGAAGCACGTGGAGACGTGCGTGGGGTGCGCGGCACGGGTCTCGGCAGCGGTACGGGCACGGCAGGAGGCGGCGGCGCTGCTGGACGAGGTGCGGGCGGGGGTGCTCGCCGCGGTGGCGGCGGAGGGGACACCGCAGAGCCGGCCCGTCCGG
This region includes:
- a CDS encoding RNA polymerase sigma factor yields the protein MNLLRPPGEDRNDDDDALLRAVAQGDTAALATLYDRHAGWLLARLSRRCADSETVREVLQDTFVTAWRSAGSHRGGQIGGWLWVIASRRLVDAQRVRARIDLAAQAEAERAGSKEWAVAAPSAEERVLAGLEYGDVGVALDRISPELREVLRATVIDGLTTREAARLLDIPEGTVKTRAMRARRELRAALELLAPEAGPLGGTA